A stretch of the Pseudomonadota bacterium genome encodes the following:
- a CDS encoding helix-turn-helix domain-containing protein, with protein sequence MEEQEKPNYYAVIISEVRYDKRISSTAKLIYGEITALSNKTGVCWASNKYFSDNFGISQSQVSRVISKLEELNYIHSVVEDNYKRQITIKPIPLRKNRKGDTQKPQTPPTQKCVYNNTSVNNKYNTSEWYKKLVKCVEESIPNIDNPTAYINSLVSKYGEKSVERLFKKDIPSSDWTKYLREWENS encoded by the coding sequence GTGGAAGAACAAGAAAAACCGAATTATTATGCTGTCATTATTTCGGAGGTAAGGTACGACAAAAGAATATCTAGCACCGCTAAGTTAATATATGGAGAAATAACTGCCCTAAGCAACAAAACTGGGGTCTGTTGGGCTTCAAATAAGTATTTCTCAGATAATTTTGGTATTTCTCAGTCCCAAGTCTCTAGGGTGATATCTAAATTAGAAGAGTTAAACTATATCCATTCTGTGGTTGAGGATAATTACAAAAGGCAAATAACAATTAAGCCCATACCCTTACGCAAAAACCGCAAGGGGGATACGCAAAAACCGCAAACCCCCCCTACGCAAAAATGCGTATATAATAATACAAGTGTTAATAATAAATATAACACTAGTGAGTGGTATAAAAAACTTGTCAAATGTGTAGAAGAGAGTATCCCCAATATCGACAACCCAACCGCTTATATAAACTCTCTCGTAAGTAAATATGGGGAAAAATCAGTAGAGCGACTTTTTAAAAAAGACATACCATCGTCAGATTGGACAAAATACCTTAGGGAGTGGGAAAACTCTTGA